One genomic region from Kamptonema formosum PCC 6407 encodes:
- the dndE gene encoding DNA sulfur modification protein DndE → MEPPIERIRLSQSGKDQLLKLRRFTKIDQWNILCRWGFCRSLAEPSMPSPVPIPADSNVELTWDVFGGEMADILIIALKQRCYNDKLGTDKETLAKQFRLHLHRGIGYLAGDPNIKKIEDLIAIATQK, encoded by the coding sequence ATGGAACCACCAATCGAAAGAATCCGCCTTTCTCAATCTGGCAAAGACCAACTTTTAAAACTTCGTAGGTTTACTAAAATTGACCAATGGAATATTCTTTGCCGTTGGGGTTTTTGCCGTTCCCTTGCTGAACCTTCTATGCCTTCTCCCGTTCCCATTCCGGCTGATAGTAATGTCGAATTAACTTGGGATGTATTCGGCGGTGAAATGGCTGATATTTTAATAATTGCTTTGAAACAAAGGTGTTATAATGATAAGTTAGGCACGGATAAAGAAACTCTGGCTAAACAATTTCGCCTCCACCTTCATCGCGGAATTGGCTATTTAGCGGGCGATCCCAATATCAAAAAAATCGAAGACTTAATCGCGATCGCCACCCAAAAGTAA
- a CDS encoding tetratricopeptide repeat protein: MITESLVNLEAAQAHFNKANWLKEAGKLDAAADNYQKAISFNVEDAEIHRKLAEVYILKGQLDSAIASCKFALKVKPDFAPAYLTMGNAFHSQEQLEMAIHAYSQALEIDPNFAEAHANLGSMYYKLGRLDEAANSYQKALANNPNLASVLLMLGNILQQQEDLGAAIACYQKSLVLQPGLLRNYYKLAEALTKSNNVDAAISCYQKVLQLQPGDAEATDKLSSLQQLKSQEEPKNSPNDEGTKGQFLELEKEGEWQQQEPIKQDEEYGLQPSSLNLPQTTQDLSLDRPFETADETAEQVSSFNFNPPEQVAKFQEVEEYKKRAEAYLLQGNFREAIASCQLALKIRPDFIQAYVTLGNALQGQGKMDAAIRAYEQALEFEPNYAEVRANIGSMYFKMGHLEKAIVYYQQAIALKPDLAGVYWNLGKVFQKQGKSAEAIAYFQKTSDINPHVVGADFHFNLANTLLTEGKRDEAIQSYQRAIAVKPDWAEAYANIGSARMQQGNLEEAIQYYRKAIAIKPQLEALHFNIANALLHQGKYEEAISNYQEAIKHKPDWPDAIANMGNAFSMQGKLEEAIATYQQALVYKPDWAEVYCRMGHIQKQDRPGESIGYFEKAIELNPYFSEAHQQLCDLLSHSSNLAGARKVADKYCEYCGESVPVMSATAYVFSYLQSGVSELALQKLIEIEKLSYQSCENFSVIDIKLLYEIFLFAVSHLRDDREANANFYKLIAQQYYKKAVPQRQIDRKPKPSNYPIKQRHLRIGFLSKHFRRHSVGWCSEALIRELTKITPHVHLYVTGKLQKDEVTERFEQMAGKFYWPKKYPNGFADGGELLEEVLQDNLDILIDLDSMTVPTNVEILYYYPASVCVSWLGFDAPYLSDKHYFLCDKYTHPAGVEKHYIEQLVRLPECSVAISGLQSVSVDRNALRNSLGIGLDQMTYLCVAPGRKTNPEMLRAQVKILKEVPDSLLIRKGQGDPEVIHTSYRQECDAQGVDFNRIKFLGQTKTEEEHRAIYYVADVLLDSYPYNGGTHNLEALWANLPVVTRAGNQYLSRMGYAFLKSVNLDVGVAWNWEEYTQWGIKFGRDAAFRNAVREHLVRSKQPENLAPLWNPKKLAQEMYEVFQELLAKQA; encoded by the coding sequence ATGATAACAGAGTCATTAGTGAATTTAGAAGCAGCACAAGCGCATTTCAACAAAGCCAACTGGCTTAAAGAAGCTGGCAAATTAGATGCTGCGGCTGATAATTATCAGAAAGCAATTAGCTTTAACGTTGAGGATGCTGAGATTCATAGAAAACTAGCTGAAGTCTATATTTTGAAAGGACAGTTAGACTCAGCAATTGCGTCCTGCAAATTCGCTCTCAAAGTTAAGCCAGATTTTGCACCCGCATACCTGACAATGGGAAATGCTTTCCACAGTCAAGAGCAACTGGAAATGGCAATTCATGCCTACTCTCAAGCATTAGAAATTGACCCGAACTTTGCAGAGGCTCATGCCAACTTGGGCAGTATGTATTATAAGCTAGGTCGCTTAGATGAAGCTGCAAATAGTTATCAAAAAGCACTTGCTAATAACCCAAATTTGGCTTCAGTTCTTTTAATGCTGGGCAATATATTGCAGCAACAAGAAGACTTAGGTGCAGCTATTGCTTGTTATCAAAAATCCCTAGTTTTGCAGCCAGGGTTACTGAGAAATTATTATAAATTAGCTGAGGCTTTAACAAAAAGTAATAACGTAGATGCCGCAATCTCCTGTTACCAAAAAGTCTTACAATTGCAACCTGGGGATGCTGAAGCTACAGATAAATTATCTAGCTTACAGCAACTAAAATCTCAGGAAGAGCCGAAAAATTCGCCAAATGATGAAGGGACTAAAGGTCAATTTCTTGAACTGGAAAAAGAAGGTGAATGGCAACAGCAAGAACCAATAAAGCAAGATGAAGAATACGGGCTACAACCTTCAAGTTTAAATCTACCACAGACTACCCAAGATTTAAGTTTAGATCGGCCTTTTGAAACTGCTGATGAAACTGCGGAACAAGTTTCAAGCTTCAATTTTAATCCTCCCGAACAAGTTGCTAAATTTCAAGAAGTTGAGGAATATAAAAAACGCGCCGAAGCTTATTTACTCCAAGGAAATTTCAGAGAAGCGATCGCATCTTGCCAGTTAGCGCTGAAAATTAGACCCGATTTCATACAAGCCTATGTGACGCTGGGGAACGCACTGCAAGGTCAAGGAAAAATGGATGCTGCCATTCGCGCCTACGAACAAGCACTCGAATTTGAACCCAATTATGCCGAAGTCCGCGCCAACATTGGTAGTATGTATTTCAAAATGGGGCATTTGGAAAAAGCGATTGTTTATTATCAGCAAGCCATCGCTCTTAAACCAGATTTAGCGGGAGTATATTGGAACTTAGGCAAAGTATTTCAGAAGCAAGGAAAATCAGCGGAAGCAATTGCTTATTTTCAGAAAACGAGCGACATAAATCCTCATGTAGTTGGTGCAGATTTCCATTTTAATTTAGCCAATACGCTTTTAACCGAAGGCAAGCGAGATGAGGCAATTCAGAGTTATCAAAGAGCGATCGCAGTCAAACCTGATTGGGCAGAAGCTTATGCCAATATTGGCAGTGCGCGGATGCAGCAAGGCAATCTAGAAGAGGCAATCCAATACTATCGGAAAGCTATCGCGATTAAACCTCAGTTAGAAGCGCTACATTTCAACATAGCTAATGCACTTTTGCATCAAGGAAAGTATGAGGAAGCAATTAGTAATTATCAAGAAGCCATCAAACATAAACCAGACTGGCCAGACGCGATCGCCAATATGGGTAATGCCTTTTCCATGCAAGGGAAACTAGAAGAAGCGATCGCCACCTATCAACAAGCTTTAGTTTATAAACCAGACTGGGCAGAAGTTTACTGCCGAATGGGACACATTCAGAAACAGGATCGACCCGGAGAGTCAATTGGTTATTTTGAAAAAGCGATCGAACTCAATCCTTATTTCAGCGAAGCACACCAGCAATTGTGCGACTTACTCAGTCATTCTAGCAACCTAGCAGGAGCCAGAAAAGTAGCTGACAAATACTGCGAATATTGCGGTGAAAGTGTCCCAGTTATGTCCGCAACTGCTTACGTATTTTCCTATCTCCAATCAGGTGTTAGCGAACTCGCTCTTCAGAAACTTATAGAGATAGAAAAACTCAGCTATCAAAGCTGTGAAAATTTTAGTGTCATTGACATTAAACTACTCTACGAAATTTTCCTCTTTGCCGTTTCTCACCTGCGAGATGATAGAGAAGCAAATGCCAACTTCTACAAACTAATTGCCCAGCAATATTACAAAAAAGCTGTACCACAACGGCAGATAGATCGCAAACCAAAGCCTAGCAATTACCCAATTAAACAAAGGCATTTAAGAATTGGTTTTCTCTCCAAACACTTTCGCCGCCATTCCGTAGGTTGGTGCAGTGAAGCTTTAATTCGCGAACTAACTAAGATCACTCCTCACGTTCATCTCTACGTTACTGGGAAGCTACAAAAAGATGAAGTTACAGAGCGATTTGAACAAATGGCAGGCAAATTCTACTGGCCTAAAAAATATCCGAATGGATTTGCAGATGGGGGAGAACTTCTTGAAGAGGTATTGCAAGATAATTTGGATATCTTAATAGATTTAGATTCAATGACAGTGCCAACCAATGTGGAGATATTGTATTACTATCCCGCATCAGTTTGCGTTTCTTGGCTGGGATTTGACGCACCATATCTATCTGACAAGCATTACTTTCTCTGCGACAAATACACTCACCCTGCGGGCGTGGAAAAACATTACATTGAGCAATTAGTCAGATTGCCCGAATGTTCTGTAGCAATTAGTGGATTGCAAAGTGTTTCTGTTGATAGAAATGCTTTAAGAAACTCTTTGGGAATTGGTTTAGATCAGATGACCTATCTGTGCGTTGCACCTGGCAGAAAGACCAATCCTGAAATGCTACGGGCTCAAGTTAAAATCCTTAAGGAAGTTCCTGACAGTTTGTTGATCCGTAAAGGTCAGGGAGATCCCGAAGTAATTCACACCAGTTATCGCCAAGAATGCGATGCTCAAGGAGTAGATTTCAATCGGATTAAATTTTTAGGGCAAACCAAAACGGAGGAAGAACATCGGGCGATTTATTATGTCGCTGACGTGCTGTTGGATTCTTATCCTTACAATGGTGGAACTCATAATTTAGAGGCTTTATGGGCTAATTTACCAGTGGTAACGAGAGCAGGTAATCAGTATCTATCGCGGATGGGTTACGCATTTTTGAAGAGTGTAAATCTTGATGTGGGTGTAGCTTGGAATTGGGAAGAATATACTCAATGGGGGATTAAATTTGGTCGAGATGCGGCTTTCAGAAATGCGGTGCGGGAACATTTAGTCCGTTCTAAGCAACCGGAGAATTTAGCGCCGTTGTGGAATCCTAAAAAGTTGGCACAGGAGATGTATGAGGTGTTTCAAGAGCTTTTAGCTAAGCAGGCTTAA
- a CDS encoding aldo/keto reductase, with translation MQYRRFGRTELQMPVFSCGGMRYQYKWQDVAPDMVPPDHQKELETTIRRSIECGINHIETARGYGTSEMQLGAILPKFPREKLIVQTKVSPKSNPKEFLQEFEKSLAYLRLEYVDLFSLHGINNSELLNYSICPGGCIDVAKKLQAEGKVRFIGFSTHGPTDVILQTIKTNQFDYVNLHWYYINQNNWPAIEAASNHDMGVFIISPSDKGGKLYNPPQKLVELCSPLSPMVFNDLFCLSHSQVHTLSLGAARSQDFDEHLKALELLDNADEILQPILEKLEKEAINKLGEDWVKTWHVGLPTPENTPGGINIPVILWLWNLAIAYDMIDYGKMRYNLLGNASHWFPGSKAHKINELELKKCLIHSPHAAQIPGILKETDRLLGGQAVQRLSQE, from the coding sequence ATGCAATATCGCCGATTTGGTCGTACAGAATTGCAAATGCCCGTCTTTTCTTGTGGCGGTATGAGATATCAATATAAGTGGCAAGATGTTGCGCCAGATATGGTTCCACCTGACCATCAAAAAGAATTAGAAACTACCATTCGCCGCTCTATAGAATGCGGGATAAATCATATTGAAACTGCTCGTGGTTACGGCACTTCTGAGATGCAGTTGGGAGCGATTTTGCCCAAGTTTCCCCGTGAAAAATTAATTGTTCAAACCAAAGTTTCTCCTAAATCTAATCCCAAAGAATTTCTTCAAGAATTTGAAAAATCACTAGCTTACTTACGCTTAGAATATGTCGATTTATTTTCGCTGCACGGTATTAACAACTCTGAATTGCTAAATTATAGCATCTGTCCCGGTGGCTGCATAGATGTTGCCAAAAAGTTGCAAGCAGAAGGTAAAGTGCGTTTTATAGGATTCTCAACTCACGGGCCAACTGATGTGATTTTGCAGACAATTAAAACTAACCAATTTGATTATGTTAATCTCCACTGGTATTACATTAATCAAAATAATTGGCCGGCTATTGAGGCTGCTAGTAACCACGATATGGGAGTTTTTATTATCAGCCCTTCTGATAAAGGTGGGAAACTTTATAATCCACCTCAAAAATTAGTAGAATTATGTTCTCCACTTAGTCCGATGGTGTTTAACGACTTATTTTGTCTTTCCCATTCCCAAGTGCATACTCTCAGTTTGGGGGCGGCGCGATCGCAGGATTTTGACGAACATCTCAAAGCTTTAGAATTGTTAGATAATGCTGATGAAATTTTACAGCCGATTTTAGAAAAGTTGGAAAAAGAAGCAATAAATAAACTCGGAGAAGACTGGGTAAAAACTTGGCACGTCGGCTTACCTACTCCTGAAAATACCCCTGGCGGGATAAACATTCCTGTGATTTTGTGGCTGTGGAATTTAGCGATCGCTTATGACATGATCGACTATGGAAAAATGCGCTATAATCTACTAGGAAATGCTAGCCACTGGTTTCCCGGTTCTAAAGCACATAAAATTAACGAATTAGAACTAAAGAAGTGTCTGATTCACAGTCCTCACGCCGCCCAAATTCCTGGGATACTCAAAGAAACAGATCGTCTTTTGGGAGGTCAAGCTGTTCAACGTCTTTCTCAAGAATAG
- the dndD gene encoding DNA sulfur modification protein DndD has product MIFLELSLENFGPYQGKQIINLRPQIDEETRPIILFGGMNGGGKTTLMDAIRLCLYGNRAQCSTRGNLSYNDFLSQCVNRHTPPTEKTRIELAFEHVLDDRLTQYKIVRYWEKQDTKDTLGILVYDGHDEWWPDKAIASTWDEYIETLLPLGISNLFLFDGEQVKELAEMETPPDFVVGAIKSLLGLELAERLSVDLDIFASRKRKEIAGAKDKSTLDKIEATFEKLLKEKGEATEETGSNKGKLEQAEKYLQEASNRFISEGGKIAGERSYLDQQLNDWKKQAETQRQAMLQLSAGFLPLGLISPLLEQAKIQAETEVNQFQAKIAKTAVEQRSDRLLKYLTQLSLKPKQLQDIQTFIEQEDADFTQLAESGEPWLDATVEAIAQLETILAYQIKANQAIAIEKIKELKSAESEIDVVERQLDKAASPEAYEKLEAAVREAQKQVANAQADWELANRKVSEIDREIAKTHKELEEYSHDYLKHRNNQHTLASIAKAQNTLKLFKEKLTLKKLNKLEVEITECFRYLLHKSDLVHRVAIDTQTFALSIYDSQGTLVPKHRLSAGEKQLLAIAFLWGLARVSGRHLPIAIDTPLGRLDSSHRNNLIEKYFPSASHQVILLSTDTEIAKTEYEQLKKLDAIAHTYLLKYDSSKQQTIIEENSYFW; this is encoded by the coding sequence ATGATTTTCCTCGAACTCAGCCTAGAAAACTTCGGCCCCTACCAAGGCAAACAAATCATCAATCTCCGCCCTCAAATAGATGAAGAAACCCGCCCCATTATCCTCTTCGGCGGCATGAACGGTGGCGGTAAAACTACCCTTATGGATGCCATTCGCCTCTGCCTTTATGGTAACAGAGCCCAATGTTCCACACGCGGCAATTTAAGTTACAATGACTTCCTCAGCCAATGCGTCAACCGTCACACTCCACCTACTGAAAAAACCCGTATTGAATTAGCCTTTGAGCACGTCTTAGATGACCGTTTAACTCAATATAAAATCGTCCGCTATTGGGAAAAACAAGACACCAAAGATACATTAGGTATTCTTGTTTATGACGGACACGATGAATGGTGGCCAGACAAAGCCATCGCCTCCACCTGGGACGAATACATTGAAACCCTACTTCCCTTGGGTATTTCTAACCTTTTCCTCTTCGATGGCGAACAAGTTAAAGAACTCGCAGAAATGGAAACCCCACCCGATTTTGTCGTCGGCGCAATTAAAAGTCTATTAGGTTTAGAACTCGCCGAACGTCTATCCGTTGACTTAGATATTTTCGCCAGTCGCAAACGTAAGGAAATAGCCGGGGCAAAAGACAAATCTACTCTCGATAAAATTGAAGCCACGTTTGAGAAACTACTCAAGGAAAAAGGAGAAGCAACAGAGGAGACTGGCAGCAATAAAGGCAAATTAGAACAAGCTGAAAAATATTTACAAGAAGCCAGCAATCGCTTTATTTCTGAAGGCGGAAAAATCGCAGGCGAACGCAGCTACCTCGACCAACAATTAAATGATTGGAAAAAACAGGCTGAAACTCAGCGCCAAGCAATGTTACAATTATCCGCAGGTTTTCTCCCTCTTGGCTTAATTTCCCCACTCCTTGAACAAGCCAAAATTCAAGCTGAAACGGAGGTCAACCAATTTCAGGCAAAAATTGCTAAAACAGCCGTAGAACAGAGAAGCGATCGCCTCCTTAAATACCTCACACAACTATCTTTAAAACCGAAACAGTTGCAAGATATCCAAACCTTCATCGAACAAGAAGATGCCGACTTTACACAACTAGCTGAAAGTGGCGAACCTTGGCTAGATGCTACAGTCGAAGCCATCGCCCAACTTGAAACTATCTTAGCATATCAAATCAAAGCTAATCAAGCTATTGCCATAGAAAAAATTAAAGAACTAAAATCCGCTGAAAGCGAGATAGATGTAGTCGAACGCCAACTCGATAAAGCCGCATCGCCGGAAGCCTACGAAAAGTTAGAAGCCGCTGTCAGAGAAGCCCAAAAACAAGTTGCTAACGCCCAAGCAGATTGGGAACTTGCTAACCGCAAAGTCTCTGAAATTGACAGAGAAATTGCCAAAACCCACAAGGAATTAGAAGAATATAGCCACGACTACCTCAAACACAGAAATAACCAACATACTCTCGCTTCCATCGCTAAAGCCCAAAACACGCTTAAACTTTTTAAGGAGAAACTAACTCTCAAAAAACTCAATAAATTGGAAGTAGAAATTACTGAATGTTTCCGCTATCTTCTCCACAAATCTGACCTAGTTCATCGAGTGGCTATTGATACCCAAACTTTTGCCTTATCTATTTACGACTCGCAAGGTACGCTGGTTCCGAAACATCGCCTTTCTGCGGGGGAAAAACAACTCTTAGCCATCGCCTTTTTATGGGGACTGGCGAGAGTATCCGGTCGCCATTTACCGATTGCCATTGATACCCCTCTCGGTCGTCTTGATTCTTCTCACCGTAACAATTTAATTGAGAAATATTTCCCCTCTGCTAGCCATCAAGTGATTCTTTTATCCACTGACACGGAAATTGCTAAAACTGAATATGAACAACTGAAGAAATTGGATGCGATCGCACACACCTATCTGCTAAAATATGATTCTAGCAAACAGCAAACAATTATTGAAGAAAATAGTTACTTTTGGTAA
- a CDS encoding PIN domain-containing protein has product MLKCTAKFGHYEILQHLPFHHQDPFDRLIIAQAKAEDYVVITQDERFKLYDIKLS; this is encoded by the coding sequence GTGTTAAAATGTACAGCTAAATTTGGTCATTATGAGATATTGCAGCATTTGCCTTTCCATCATCAAGACCCTTTTGATCGGCTAATTATTGCTCAGGCGAAAGCAGAAGATTATGTGGTCATTACACAGGATGAGCGATTCAAACTATACGATATTAAATTATCTTGA
- a CDS encoding type II toxin-antitoxin system RelE/ParE family toxin has translation MKIGWSPKSIRSFKRLVRKNPQLRPLIEATLQLLAEDHFHPSLRTHKLAGDLSGIWSCSIDYSYRILFEFVTSLEDEEEAILLINLGSHDEVY, from the coding sequence ATGAAAATTGGTTGGAGTCCGAAGTCTATTCGCTCTTTCAAACGTCTAGTCCGTAAAAATCCACAACTTAGACCGTTGATTGAGGCAACTCTACAACTCTTAGCTGAAGACCATTTTCACCCTAGCTTGCGGACTCACAAGCTGGCAGGAGATTTATCAGGTATATGGTCATGTTCAATTGATTATAGCTACCGCATTTTATTTGAGTTTGTTACAAGCCTAGAAGATGAAGAAGAAGCAATTTTATTAATAAACTTGGGTTCCCATGATGAAGTGTATTAA
- a CDS encoding 3'-5' exonuclease gives MNLKHYNYYLVLDLEATCCDRETINREHMEIIEIGAVMVEPKNLTIVDEFQTFIKPVRHPILTEFCKSLTSISQKQVDLAPTYPEAIALLKNWLSGYSNAVFGSWGDYDRKQFQQDSNFHKVPFPIAYPHVNLKQLFTEQQGLRKRPGMAKALQLVGLPLEGTHHRGIDDARNIAKLLPYILGEKQLP, from the coding sequence ATGAATTTAAAACATTATAATTACTATCTAGTCCTTGACCTAGAAGCTACCTGCTGCGATCGAGAAACTATCAATCGAGAACACATGGAAATCATCGAGATTGGCGCGGTGATGGTAGAACCCAAAAACCTTACAATTGTTGATGAATTTCAAACCTTTATTAAACCAGTTCGCCATCCCATTCTCACTGAATTTTGCAAGTCTTTAACATCTATTTCCCAAAAACAAGTCGATCTAGCACCAACTTACCCGGAAGCGATCGCACTTCTCAAAAATTGGCTATCTGGTTACTCAAATGCTGTATTCGGTTCCTGGGGTGACTACGATCGCAAACAATTTCAACAAGATAGCAACTTTCACAAAGTACCTTTTCCCATTGCTTATCCTCATGTTAATCTCAAACAATTGTTTACAGAACAGCAAGGTTTGCGAAAACGACCTGGTATGGCAAAAGCTCTGCAACTTGTTGGTTTACCCCTAGAGGGAACTCATCATCGAGGAATTGATGATGCTAGAAATATCGCTAAACTTTTGCCTTATATTCTGGGTGAAAAGCAGCTTCCCTGA
- the rpiA gene encoding ribose-5-phosphate isomerase RpiA: MAAEKDPAKLSKQQVGYAAADRVKSGMIVGLGTGSTAAYMIEALGDRIKAGTLKDIKGVTTSFQGEVLAKQYGVPLTTLDEIDRIDVAIDGADEVDPQLNLIKGGGAAHTREKIVDYLAEQFIVVVDGSKIVDKLGSTFRVPVEVLPMAITPVMRAIAKLGGEPELRMGVRKAGPVITDQGNMVIDVKFNTIDNPGELEKTLNNIPGVLENGLFIGVTDLVLVGEIKDGQPIIREISK; this comes from the coding sequence ATGGCCGCAGAAAAAGACCCCGCAAAATTGAGCAAGCAACAAGTCGGCTATGCCGCCGCTGACCGCGTAAAGTCTGGTATGATCGTAGGGCTGGGTACAGGGTCAACCGCAGCTTATATGATCGAAGCTTTGGGCGATCGCATCAAGGCCGGCACGCTCAAAGATATCAAGGGAGTGACAACTTCTTTTCAGGGAGAAGTTTTGGCAAAGCAATACGGAGTTCCGCTAACAACGCTCGATGAAATCGATCGCATTGATGTTGCTATTGACGGTGCTGATGAAGTCGATCCGCAGCTAAATTTAATTAAAGGTGGCGGTGCGGCTCATACCCGCGAAAAAATTGTCGATTACTTAGCAGAACAGTTTATCGTTGTGGTAGATGGTTCTAAAATAGTTGACAAATTAGGTTCAACTTTTCGCGTACCTGTGGAAGTTTTACCGATGGCAATAACGCCAGTGATGCGTGCGATCGCGAAACTAGGCGGCGAACCGGAACTCCGCATGGGAGTGAGAAAAGCTGGCCCCGTAATTACCGATCAAGGCAACATGGTAATTGATGTCAAATTTAACACCATTGACAACCCAGGGGAACTAGAAAAAACCCTAAATAACATTCCGGGGGTACTAGAAAATGGCTTGTTCATAGGCGTAACAGATTTAGTTCTGGTTGGCGAAATCAAAGACGGACAGCCGATAATACGTGAGATTTCTAAATAG
- a CDS encoding TMEM165/GDT1 family protein — protein sequence MLTAFTAGLLLITISELGDKTFFIAVILAMRHSRRLVFVGATAALAAMTVLSVLVGQAVSLLPQNYIHFAEIALFSCFGLKLLYDAKNMPAKCDREEIQEAEEAVNQVRAFKWLPAGSKLAVILKTFVLTFIAEWGDRTQIATIALAASNNAVGVTLGAILGHAICAAIAVIGGRIIAGRISERTITALGGCLFLVFGTVALLEGA from the coding sequence GTGTTAACAGCTTTTACTGCTGGTCTATTATTGATTACCATTTCTGAATTAGGCGATAAAACATTCTTTATAGCCGTCATTCTAGCAATGCGGCATTCGCGGAGGCTAGTGTTTGTGGGAGCCACCGCTGCCTTAGCAGCTATGACAGTATTATCTGTTTTAGTGGGTCAAGCAGTCTCACTATTACCGCAGAATTACATTCACTTTGCCGAAATAGCTCTGTTTTCTTGCTTCGGGTTAAAACTGCTGTACGATGCCAAAAATATGCCCGCGAAATGCGATCGCGAAGAAATACAGGAAGCAGAAGAAGCGGTAAATCAAGTGCGTGCCTTTAAATGGTTGCCAGCAGGAAGTAAATTAGCTGTTATTCTCAAAACCTTTGTACTAACATTTATAGCAGAATGGGGCGATCGCACCCAAATAGCCACCATCGCCCTCGCCGCTTCTAACAATGCCGTTGGTGTAACACTTGGAGCCATTTTAGGACACGCTATCTGTGCCGCGATCGCAGTTATCGGGGGACGCATCATCGCCGGTCGAATTTCCGAACGTACAATCACCGCCTTGGGTGGATGCCTTTTCTTAGTTTTCGGTACAGTTGCCCTGTTAGAAGGAGCTTAG
- a CDS encoding O-acetyl-ADP-ribose deacetylase, whose amino-acid sequence MKTKISVIQADITKLEVDAIVNAANESLLGGGGVDGAIHDAAGRELLKECKTLGGCPTGEAKITKGYKLPAKYVIHTVGPIWYWGKRGEAELLASCYFSSLNLAKDHKVKTIAFPAISCGVYGYPVEQACRIAIQSTLKFIQEQNVIEEVIFVCFGEQIYQTYLETAKEFGI is encoded by the coding sequence ATGAAAACTAAAATTTCAGTTATCCAAGCTGATATTACAAAACTCGAAGTTGATGCTATTGTCAATGCCGCTAATGAATCTTTGTTAGGCGGTGGCGGTGTTGATGGTGCAATCCATGATGCCGCAGGACGAGAACTGCTGAAAGAATGTAAAACACTGGGGGGTTGTCCAACGGGAGAGGCGAAAATTACGAAGGGTTACAAGCTCCCAGCAAAGTATGTTATTCATACAGTCGGCCCTATTTGGTACTGGGGAAAGCGAGGGGAAGCAGAATTATTGGCTTCATGCTACTTTTCTAGTCTGAATTTAGCTAAAGATCACAAGGTGAAAACAATTGCTTTTCCTGCTATTAGTTGTGGCGTTTATGGCTATCCTGTGGAACAAGCTTGTCGGATTGCTATTCAATCAACCCTAAAGTTTATTCAGGAACAGAATGTTATAGAGGAGGTAATATTTGTTTGCTTTGGCGAACAGATATATCAAACCTATCTCGAAACTGCCAAAGAATTTGGAATTTAA